In Heyndrickxia vini, the sequence GCTCAATAGCGGTTCTTACAATCATCAAGATTTTATGAAGCAGTTAAATCATGTAAAAGAAGATAATGATGTGAAAGCAATGATTTTGCGAGTGAATTCTCCAGGCGGCGGTGTCGTAGAATCAGCAGAAATTCACGATAAAATAATCGACATTCAACAAAAAGCAAAAAAACCTGTGTATGTATCAATGGGTGCAACTGCCGCTTCCGGTGGTTATTATATTTCTACTCCTGCGGATAAAATCTTCGCGAGCAAAGAAACGATGACAGGCTCACTTGGTGTGATTATGCAAGGAGTCAATTATTCAGAATTAGCAAAAGACTTCGGGGTAGACTTTGTAACGATAAAAAGTGGACCTTACAAAGATATAATGAGTCCCTCTCGAAAAATGACAAATGAAGAGAAAAAGATTATTCAAACGATGGTAAATAACTCATATGAAGGTTTTGTTCAAGTCATTGCACAAGGCAGACATATGTCAGAAAATACGGTAAGAAAAATAGCTGATGGGCGCGTTTACGATGGAAGGCAGGCAAAAGAATTACATTTGATTGATGGTTTCGGTTACTTAGAAGATGTGATTGATCATGTACGAAGTGATTATCATTTGAAAAATGCACAAGTTGTTCGGTATAAAAATGATGGGGGCTTAGGTTCTCTCTTCTCAATGGCTGCCCAAAAAATGATGGGAAAAGAAGCTGACGTAACGGGTTTAATGAAAATGTTGTCACAGCCTAATGCACCACGATTAATGTATATCTACTCGGAATAAGGGGGGAGCACTGATGACTGTAGAACAAGATTCAGCAAATAAACAAAACGAAATGCCGGTAATCAATGAAACCATAAATGTAAGTCAGAAATTCTCTTTTGCAGGATTTTGGATGAGATTTTGGGCATATCTTCTAGATATTGTTGTAATAGCTAGTATAAGTCGATTAATTATAAAGCCTGTTTTTCGAATTATAGATATCCCTTTAACTGATTCAGGATTGTTTACACCCTATTCAATTGTCACAGCCTTAGTATTTTATTTATACTTCATAATAATGACTAAATTTTTGAGTGCCACGATTGGAAAAATGGTGTTTGGATTAAAAGTGATTTCACTAAAAGAAAAGAAACTTACATGGAGTACAATCATTTTCCGTGAAGGTATCGGACGGTATATTTCAGTTTTTATAAAAATATTATATGTTCTCGTTGCTTTTACTCCGTATAAACAAGGTATCCATGATATTTTTGCCGATACATCCGTCATACATGAGAGAACAGTAAAACAATTTCAATCAAAACCGGCATGAAATGAAAAATGTTATCAAACAGCGATATATAAACCCGTATTACAGTATTTAGTAATACGGGTTTATTTTTTTTCTATTATGGCGAGAATGTAAGGCTGAAAGGTTGTGAAGAAATGATCGTAGCCTCTATTATCATAGGTATTTTACTTCTATTTTTACTTATTATTTGGTTTACAACACTCACTATCTTCATAGATTATTCACATAGAATGGACGATGACCATTTAAGGGTTCATTTCATTATTTGGAAGTTTATTCGCTATAAATTGAAAATACCGACAATCAAAGTTGAAAAAGATGAGCCGACTATTACATATGAAAAGAAAACGAATACTGGGACACATACACACTCTGAAATTACTACTAAAGAAATAACTGAGCGAATATCAGATTTTAAGGAGTTACTAGAACATATTTTTGGATTAAAAATTATTATAAGAAAATTTTTAAAAAAAGTCAGAATCACTCAATTGGAGTGGCATTCTACCATCGGCTTAAAAGACGCAGC encodes:
- the sppA gene encoding signal peptide peptidase SppA codes for the protein MNKKRWGALAIAVLLFGVSIIVNFASLAFTTDFSKFFEETFTTSNENFSEEIMEDGDEFEKIAILEVDGVIQDTGSSNSLLNSGSYNHQDFMKQLNHVKEDNDVKAMILRVNSPGGGVVESAEIHDKIIDIQQKAKKPVYVSMGATAASGGYYISTPADKIFASKETMTGSLGVIMQGVNYSELAKDFGVDFVTIKSGPYKDIMSPSRKMTNEEKKIIQTMVNNSYEGFVQVIAQGRHMSENTVRKIADGRVYDGRQAKELHLIDGFGYLEDVIDHVRSDYHLKNAQVVRYKNDGGLGSLFSMAAQKMMGKEADVTGLMKMLSQPNAPRLMYIYSE
- a CDS encoding RDD family protein produces the protein MTVEQDSANKQNEMPVINETINVSQKFSFAGFWMRFWAYLLDIVVIASISRLIIKPVFRIIDIPLTDSGLFTPYSIVTALVFYLYFIIMTKFLSATIGKMVFGLKVISLKEKKLTWSTIIFREGIGRYISVFIKILYVLVAFTPYKQGIHDIFADTSVIHERTVKQFQSKPA
- a CDS encoding DUF2953 domain-containing protein, with translation MIVASIIIGILLLFLLIIWFTTLTIFIDYSHRMDDDHLRVHFIIWKFIRYKLKIPTIKVEKDEPTITYEKKTNTGTHTHSEITTKEITERISDFKELLEHIFGLKIIIRKFLKKVRITQLEWHSTIGLKDAALTGKLTGTAMALKSIIIAFISKKMNLMQFPSYSVTPSFQIPISETALKCMIKIRIGNAIVAGLKIVKFWRGGKGSFKTKPLTMISKEDSNESL